The Corynebacterium felinum DNA segment TAGGATGCCAAAATATGAGCAGCTATGCCAGCAAAGAGCAGCAGAACCAGCACGATTTTGCAGATCATCAGCACTAAAACGAACATGTAGCCCACGCAACTTCATATGGATTGTGCGAAATTATAAGTCGGAAAAGCCCATGCACCGTCGCCAAAATATACCTATTAATACTCGTTAATTGATTTAAAAATACTGATTCGACTTTCAGCACACTTGCTTAAAATTGACCTGCGGTTTCACAAGTAGCATTTGCTCTATGTCGAATCACTATTTCGCTTACACTTCGCAAAGCCCCCGCACCCCACCATCAAAAGCGCCACCGATGAACAAGTGAAATCTGATAAGACTCACTCAACATCACACACCCCAAGAACGTTCCGGCTTCCTTAGCCTTTGAGATACATACGACCGTGGTCTCGTGAGTAGATCTAGGGGGAACCCTGAGGGCTCCATAGCAGCAATTCAGCATGTTGTTTCGCTTAGCTAGCTAGGCGTTTGGCTCTTTTACTGACCCTATTGAACATCATTGCCAAAACGTGCTTCTAGCTGCGCACTTCTGGCACTGTGCACTTGGTATTGGGTGGTAGGTATCGACTAAATTTTTAAGCATGACTATTGCATTGCCTCCCTGCCCAGAATGCGCCAGCGAATACACCTATGAAATGCCACCGCTGCTCGTGTGCCCTGAATGCGCCCACGAATGGTCAGCCGAAGCTGAAGCCGCTGAGGCTGAAGCAAAGGTGATTAAAGACGCAGTTGGGAACATCCTCAATGACGGTGACGACGTCACCGTGATTAAGACCCTCAAAGTCAAAGGCGCGTCGCAGCCAATCAAAACCGGCACCAAAGTGCGTGGCATCCGCCTCGTTCAAGGTGTGGGCGATCATGACATCGAGTGCCGCATCGACGGTTTCGGCGCGATGCAGCTGAAATCCTCCGTGGTGAAGAAGGCTTAAATCCTCTTCTCATACACAAACACAGGGCCCTAGATTCTAGGGCCCTGTGTTTGTTATCGCTTACCGCAGGTGCCCAGATTGGTGCGCTGATACCAGCGCGACGGTAGCAACGAGAGCAACCGCACCAATGGCAATACCTGCTGCCACCTCAGGCTTGATCGGCTGTGCTTCCGTACTGCCTGGTGCCTGTGCTGAAAGTCCGCCATTGCGGGCACAGCTTTTTAAAGCCTCCAAGCTTTGTCGCTTCGCATCTTCTTCGCGCTCAAAGCGGAAACGATTCAACGGCGTGGCATACACTAACGCTTTATCCCCGCGCAGCGGATCATCGCCAGCCCCATTGATCGTGGCATGCCAGCGGCCGAGCGCTTCCTCCTGTTCCAGCACGCGGGCTTGCGCCTCCTGCGGGGTGTTAACCCCAGCTAGTACCGCTTGACGACGCTCATGCGCCACCTGCGCAATCGCAGCGTCGGATGCCCGTGAGGTACGGGAAACATCCTGTAGGGCGTCGAAAAGCGCCCGAACCTGCTCAGGACTTAAACCCCGCTCAGAAAAACGCTGATTCATCTGCGCCACCCGGGCAGGATCGTCGGGATGAGCGGCGAAATCCTCAATAACCTCGCGCGAAAATTCGATGCGTTCGGAGAAATCAGTCAGCGCACCTGTCGCGGCCCCGCGCACGTTTTCGCCAAGCGCAGCCACGGATTCCGGTGTATCGGGGTCGACATGAAAAATGCAGCGTTGATGCTCACCCGAATCCATGGTGACGTGTACGCGAATGTCATCTTCGAAGGCTGTGGCCGCAGGTGCACACACAGTGCTAAGCGCCAGGGTGAGCGCGACACCAATTGCGCTTGTGCGGCTGAAGATTCTACGAGGATTCACCACTGTAACCAACACTCCTGTGACGAATGTGAAAACTGTTAACTTATGATGAATCCTACAACTCACCCGCCAGAAAATCCAATTCGAACAGCCGTTTTATTAAACACAGAACCCTATCGCAGTTCTTGAGCAGGTCAATATCCCCTTCTAGCTGGCCATACACAATCGAGTAGGGTGCCGGGTTTCCCGGCAGCCCTCTCACACCACCGTACGTGCGGTTCATCGCATACGGCGGTTCCTTACACCAATACAGAGTATTGACTGTGCTTATAGTTCCAATACGCCACGGCTGATACGAGGTTCTGGTCATTCCAATACGCATTAGTAAGCGTGGTTGTAAGCACCCACGAGCCAGCGATACGCCAGTAGGACTTACTGGTATTAGCCCACTC contains these protein-coding regions:
- a CDS encoding zinc ribbon domain-containing protein YjdM, whose amino-acid sequence is MTIALPPCPECASEYTYEMPPLLVCPECAHEWSAEAEAAEAEAKVIKDAVGNILNDGDDVTVIKTLKVKGASQPIKTGTKVRGIRLVQGVGDHDIECRIDGFGAMQLKSSVVKKA